The following proteins come from a genomic window of Methanocella conradii HZ254:
- a CDS encoding IS5 family transposase, with translation MSYLYNQGFKQYYDEFLRQDDRLDLVKQVIDWEAFRPIIARVFDDGPGKAGRPHNDEVVMFRCLVLQAWYGLSDPGLEQQLKTNICFMNFVGFDARIPDYSTVWRFRERLARTGLFADLWTELQRQLKTRGLVVREGVIQDATFIESDTGRKRMSEEKKKKENQEPIIYTEKQLSHMDDHGTFTVKNGRVFHGDRLHVLMDSKSQLIVEFETSTASLHDSRVSLVREGDMYVFRDKGYAGCHDLPVGTVDYTLHKMARNKPLNEYQAVENRLISGIRALVERPFSVIKRVFHNGRTRRKRSHRVHAENFFRCLDYNLYQLVTIKKKKHG, from the coding sequence ATGTCTTATTTGTATAATCAGGGCTTCAAGCAGTATTATGACGAGTTTCTTAGGCAGGATGACAGGCTTGATCTTGTGAAGCAGGTTATTGATTGGGAGGCTTTCCGGCCTATTATTGCCCGTGTTTTTGATGATGGGCCTGGCAAGGCGGGGAGGCCTCATAATGACGAGGTGGTCATGTTCAGGTGTCTCGTATTGCAGGCCTGGTATGGGTTGAGCGATCCTGGATTAGAGCAGCAGTTGAAGACGAACATTTGTTTCATGAATTTCGTGGGCTTCGACGCCCGGATACCAGATTACAGCACGGTGTGGAGGTTTCGGGAACGATTGGCACGGACAGGGTTGTTTGCTGATTTGTGGACGGAATTGCAGAGGCAGCTTAAAACTAGGGGCCTCGTGGTCCGGGAGGGAGTGATCCAGGATGCCACGTTCATCGAGAGCGACACGGGGCGGAAGAGGATGAGCGAGGAGAAGAAGAAAAAAGAGAACCAGGAACCTATAATTTACACTGAGAAGCAGCTCAGCCACATGGACGATCATGGCACTTTCACGGTGAAGAACGGCCGGGTGTTTCACGGGGACAGGCTGCACGTGCTCATGGACTCCAAGTCGCAACTCATCGTCGAGTTCGAGACGAGCACTGCCAGCCTGCACGACTCACGGGTCTCGCTGGTTAGAGAGGGCGACATGTACGTGTTCAGGGATAAAGGCTACGCCGGGTGTCATGATTTGCCCGTGGGTACGGTTGATTACACCTTGCATAAGATGGCGAGGAACAAGCCGCTCAACGAATACCAGGCCGTGGAGAACCGGCTCATCAGCGGTATCCGGGCACTGGTGGAAAGGCCGTTCTCAGTGATAAAAAGAGTCTTCCATAATGGTAGGACGAGGCGGAAACGCTCACACCGGGTACACGCCGAGAACTTTTTCAGGTGCCTGGATTACAACCTGTACCAACTTGTCACCATAAAAAAGAAAAAACACGGGTAG
- a CDS encoding DNA-3-methyladenine glycosylase has translation MTPLPRGFYDRDTIEVAKELLGKVLVREAPAGRMAIKIVETEAYVGPHDKACHASKGMTERNRVMFGEPGHAYVYFIYGMYHCLNIVTEREGYPAAVLIRAGEPLEGVDAMWSMRKKARKMEDLASGPGRLCMAMDIDRSLNGVDMCKKGPLYVEDGKAESFDIVSCRRVGVEYAGEYRDKPWRFYIRDSPSVSVFTTEDAEADNHHRGHRGHRGIKPQRTQRLIITTENAEDSYILKRACIP, from the coding sequence ATGACACCACTGCCAAGGGGCTTCTATGATAGGGATACCATCGAGGTCGCAAAAGAGCTTTTAGGCAAGGTGCTGGTGCGCGAGGCGCCGGCGGGCCGGATGGCCATAAAGATCGTGGAGACTGAGGCGTATGTTGGCCCCCACGACAAGGCCTGCCATGCTAGCAAGGGCATGACCGAGCGCAACAGGGTCATGTTCGGCGAGCCAGGCCACGCCTACGTTTACTTCATCTATGGCATGTACCACTGCCTTAACATTGTAACTGAGCGTGAGGGGTATCCCGCCGCTGTGCTGATCAGGGCCGGGGAGCCGCTGGAGGGCGTCGACGCCATGTGGAGCATGAGAAAGAAGGCCAGGAAAATGGAGGACTTGGCATCCGGCCCCGGGAGGCTTTGCATGGCGATGGACATAGACAGGTCTCTCAATGGCGTGGACATGTGTAAGAAGGGCCCCCTGTATGTTGAAGATGGTAAGGCAGAGAGCTTTGATATTGTGAGCTGCAGGCGCGTCGGAGTGGAATACGCTGGCGAGTACAGGGATAAGCCATGGAGGTTCTACATAAGAGACAGCCCGTCCGTCTCAGTTTTTACCACAGAGGACGCAGAGGCTGATAATCACCACAGAGGGCACAGAGGGCACAGAGGGATTAAACCACAGAGGACGCAGAGGCTGATAATCACCACAGAGAACGCAGAGGATTCTTATATACTCAAGAGGGCTTGCATCCCCTGA
- the yjjX gene encoding inosine/xanthosine triphosphatase: MKVAVGSTNPVKVKAVENVFRRVYGEAEVEGVKAMSGVPSQPFGEETIIGAINRAKRAYAPEKFDMGVGIEAGLFRVGEFTLDVQYCAIYDGSWLTLGCGSGFEYPPTVLDEVLAGKEVGDVMSRVAGIENLGEKEGAIGFLSHGMLTRTQLTEQSVLMALIPRLNPILYHKGHRD; this comes from the coding sequence GTGAAGGTGGCAGTCGGGTCGACCAACCCGGTGAAGGTGAAGGCCGTGGAGAACGTGTTCAGGAGAGTGTACGGGGAGGCTGAGGTTGAGGGCGTGAAGGCGATGTCTGGCGTCCCCTCGCAGCCCTTCGGGGAGGAGACCATCATTGGAGCCATAAACAGGGCTAAGCGCGCTTACGCCCCGGAGAAGTTCGACATGGGAGTAGGGATTGAGGCTGGCCTGTTTAGGGTTGGCGAGTTTACCCTGGACGTGCAGTATTGTGCCATCTACGATGGCTCGTGGCTGACCCTTGGGTGCGGCAGCGGCTTCGAGTACCCACCCACCGTCCTCGACGAGGTTTTGGCCGGCAAGGAGGTAGGCGACGTCATGAGCAGGGTGGCCGGAATCGAGAACCTCGGGGAAAAAGAGGGAGCTATTGGTTTTCTATCACATGGGATGCTCACCCGCACCCAGCTTACCGAGCAGAGCGTGCTCATGGCACTCATACCACGCCTCAACCCCATACTATACCACAAAGGACACAGAGACTGA
- a CDS encoding phosphopantetheine adenylyltransferase, translating to MRVAVGGTFQPLHDGHKALLRKAYELSRDVDIGLTSDEMAARGRVRPVKSYQEREKALRDWIIKEIGVEPRIFKINDPYGPTLTEDYDYIVVSPETYPTALKINELRKARGKRPIEIYRVECVLAEDGKPISATRIVRGEIDVHGNLLRRRGE from the coding sequence ATGAGGGTGGCGGTAGGGGGGACGTTCCAGCCCCTCCACGACGGACATAAGGCGCTGCTCCGAAAGGCGTACGAGCTTAGCAGGGATGTGGACATTGGCCTCACCTCGGATGAGATGGCCGCCAGGGGGCGCGTCAGGCCCGTTAAGAGCTACCAGGAGAGAGAGAAAGCCCTCAGAGATTGGATAATAAAGGAAATAGGCGTTGAGCCGCGCATCTTTAAGATTAACGATCCATATGGGCCCACCTTGACCGAGGATTACGACTATATAGTCGTCTCCCCAGAGACGTACCCGACCGCCCTCAAGATAAACGAGCTGAGGAAGGCGCGAGGCAAAAGGCCTATAGAGATATACAGGGTGGAGTGCGTCCTTGCGGAGGACGGCAAGCCGATATCCGCGACGAGGATCGTAAGGGGCGAGATAGACGTGCATGGAAACCTGTTGAGGAGGCGTGGGGAGTGA
- a CDS encoding gamma carbonic anhydrase family protein: MIFDGLSRPRIAETAFVSKTACIVGDVLLGEESSVWYGAVLRGDEASITVGRRTNVQDNVVIHADKGEDVLIGEGVTIGHGAIIHGCTIGNYSLIGMGAIILSKAKIGERCIIGAGAVVKEGDVVPDGSLVVGVPGKIIKKLTPEQARRLEYSCEEYVRLARKYKEAMG, translated from the coding sequence ATGATTTTCGACGGCTTATCCAGGCCCCGCATAGCTGAGACGGCTTTCGTGTCGAAGACTGCGTGCATCGTGGGTGACGTGCTCCTCGGGGAGGAGAGCAGCGTCTGGTATGGGGCCGTGCTCCGCGGGGACGAGGCCTCCATAACGGTGGGAAGGAGGACGAACGTCCAGGACAACGTGGTCATACACGCTGACAAGGGGGAGGACGTTTTAATAGGAGAGGGCGTCACCATCGGCCATGGGGCGATTATCCACGGCTGCACGATAGGCAACTATTCGCTGATAGGCATGGGCGCCATCATATTGAGTAAGGCTAAGATAGGAGAGCGCTGCATCATAGGGGCGGGGGCGGTGGTCAAGGAGGGGGACGTCGTACCCGACGGCTCTCTGGTAGTCGGCGTGCCCGGGAAAATAATAAAAAAGCTCACGCCGGAGCAGGCGAGGCGGCTCGAGTATAGCTGTGAGGAGTACGTGAGGCTGGCCCGAAAATATAAGGAGGCGATGGGATGA
- the lysS gene encoding lysine--tRNA ligase: MYRVFWADSIADEVIERYGRQEVVVKCAASPSGGKHIGNLNDILRGYFISESLKSMGVKTRHVHTSDDRDPLRKIPERMPDRDGKWHVLSEEELKRLNKYVGIPYVHVPDPFGCCSSWAEHFNNVWLDGARALGVQVEDYSNDALYREGRFEPPMRTILSNIPLAREVISKFQKNTPEDYIPFNPICENCGRITAKATAVDLESWSVDYVCEDKSLAGEFEVPGCGYRGTTSLNNGKLPWRFEWPSQWQIFDVKMEPFGKDHYEGSWPSGQEISRVILKRQPPVYTVYEFFLINGAKMSTRHGNVYITQDMLEIMEPEVFLYFYSLNPMKQKNLDVRNINFIVDAFDRFERVYYREVETPDAEERELADRVYPMLKVDHRKVRIPYTFAAMVSVSRNDEHILRTLRKTGHLPQDATRQQELDALARVYKAGNWAHKYGPEEYNIEIKERLEAPPDIDPAEKEALAELAGYVEAKHSEEETQYEIFEIAKRRGIKPAKLFKTAYMLLLGKPRGPKLGPFLLALDTDFVVRRLRLEA; this comes from the coding sequence ATGTACAGGGTATTCTGGGCGGACTCCATAGCGGACGAGGTCATTGAGAGGTACGGCAGGCAGGAAGTGGTTGTAAAGTGCGCCGCCTCGCCATCCGGCGGCAAGCACATAGGCAACCTGAACGACATCTTGAGGGGCTACTTTATAAGCGAGTCGCTCAAGAGCATGGGCGTGAAGACGAGGCACGTCCACACGAGCGACGACCGGGACCCGCTGAGGAAGATCCCGGAGCGCATGCCCGACCGCGACGGGAAGTGGCACGTCCTGAGCGAGGAGGAGCTTAAGCGTCTCAACAAGTATGTAGGCATACCTTATGTGCACGTCCCCGATCCTTTCGGGTGCTGCTCCTCGTGGGCAGAGCACTTCAACAACGTGTGGCTGGACGGGGCCAGGGCGCTGGGCGTACAGGTAGAGGACTACAGCAACGATGCGTTATATAGAGAGGGCCGGTTCGAGCCGCCCATGCGCACGATACTGTCGAACATACCCCTCGCCAGGGAGGTCATCTCAAAGTTCCAGAAGAACACCCCTGAGGACTACATACCCTTCAACCCGATATGCGAGAACTGTGGCAGGATCACCGCAAAGGCGACGGCGGTTGACCTGGAAAGCTGGTCGGTGGACTACGTGTGCGAGGACAAGTCGCTCGCCGGCGAGTTCGAGGTACCAGGGTGCGGCTATCGGGGCACCACGTCCCTTAATAATGGCAAGCTGCCCTGGCGGTTTGAATGGCCCTCCCAGTGGCAGATATTCGACGTCAAGATGGAGCCCTTCGGCAAGGACCACTACGAGGGCTCATGGCCATCCGGGCAGGAGATATCCAGAGTAATCTTAAAAAGGCAGCCTCCCGTGTACACGGTCTACGAGTTCTTCTTGATTAACGGCGCCAAGATGTCCACCAGGCACGGCAACGTCTATATTACCCAGGACATGCTGGAGATCATGGAGCCCGAGGTGTTTTTATATTTCTATTCGCTCAACCCCATGAAGCAGAAGAATCTAGATGTCAGGAATATCAACTTTATAGTGGACGCCTTCGACAGGTTCGAGCGGGTATACTATAGAGAGGTGGAGACGCCCGACGCCGAGGAGAGGGAGCTCGCCGATCGGGTGTATCCGATGCTTAAGGTCGACCACCGCAAGGTGCGCATCCCCTACACTTTCGCCGCCATGGTGAGCGTCTCCAGGAATGACGAGCACATCTTGAGGACACTCAGGAAGACCGGCCACCTGCCACAGGATGCCACAAGGCAGCAGGAGCTGGACGCCCTCGCAAGGGTCTATAAGGCCGGCAACTGGGCACATAAGTATGGCCCTGAGGAGTATAACATAGAGATTAAGGAGAGGCTGGAGGCGCCGCCCGACATCGACCCCGCTGAGAAGGAGGCGCTCGCCGAGCTTGCCGGGTACGTGGAGGCGAAGCACAGCGAGGAGGAGACCCAGTACGAGATATTCGAGATTGCGAAGAGGAGGGGCATTAAGCCTGCGAAGCTCTTTAAGACTGCGTATATGCTGCTTCTTGGAAAGCCGAGGGGCCCGAAGCTGGGCCCGTTCTTGCTGGCCCTTGACACCGACTTTGTGGTGAGGAGGCTCCGGCTGGAGGCCTGA
- a CDS encoding DEAD/DEAH box helicase, giving the protein MKDCFEMLDPRIRSALASMGFSRPTETQEKAIPAIMSGDNVLVIAPTGTGKTEAAMLPALHGVINGEKGKGFKVIYVTPLRALNRDMLKRLTQWSKELGVSIEVRHGDTPQHERRKQALSPPDVLITTPETLQAIFLGPRMRHHLKAVRYVIVDEVHELASSKRGSQLTIALERLARYADFQRIGLSATVGCPEDVASFLGGVGRRVRIVEVSIEKALDFHVTIPVAGNEDKRLAKKLLTDPDIAAQIREMVRLIHENRSTLMFVNTRQSAEAIGARFRRLGEAIAVHHGSLSKEARIEAEDAFKEGRVPVLVCTSSMELGIDIGDISHVIQYMSPREVCRLVQRVGRAGHRVGETSKGTIIAINEDDASEAWAIARRAMAGEIEGVSLHDKPYDALANQVCAIAIEYGEISADSIFELVKKAYPYRGLSRIEFDLVLKQLAEERVIFVNEAGVISKRGKTRPYMYENLSMIPDEKRYDIQDVISGRMVGTLDEAFVINTEVGAVFITKGDMWRIVEITEDRVRVEPVENPQAEVPSWTGEEIPVPFAVAMEVGAVRRVVEEMKGGSAVSLIMARYPTDEHTAKKFVDYVRRQLDEGCPVPTDRRVVVEEAERTIVINACFGHKVNETLGRVVTALLASRLGGGVAMEIDPYRIKLELPKRVRAIDIVKLISDLDPAFVEPIIEKTLKNTMLLKWKMVHVARKFGALSRDVDYERISMGKLLKVFDGTPMYEEAVREIFHDKLDVENAKKALEMIRSGEISLVAGRLSLIGGSGFTGGRELMAPETADRSILMALKDRIMNDHVLLFCLNCKRYSAKKRVEDVEDPPVCPVCGSRFIAALKPWEREDMEMARHPEKLKTEDEKLKVKRVYRNGNIVLSHGKKAVIALASRGLGPESASRVIAKLKEDEDDFYRDILRAEREYVRTRRFWV; this is encoded by the coding sequence ATGAAAGACTGTTTTGAGATGCTTGACCCCAGGATACGGTCAGCTTTAGCCTCGATGGGCTTCAGCCGGCCCACTGAGACCCAGGAAAAGGCCATACCAGCCATAATGTCGGGCGACAACGTCCTGGTAATAGCCCCGACGGGAACGGGGAAGACCGAGGCGGCCATGCTGCCAGCCCTACACGGGGTGATAAATGGCGAGAAAGGCAAGGGCTTCAAAGTGATATACGTCACTCCGTTGAGGGCACTCAACAGAGACATGCTGAAACGCCTCACCCAGTGGTCGAAGGAGCTGGGCGTATCCATCGAGGTCAGGCACGGGGACACGCCCCAGCACGAGCGAAGGAAGCAGGCGCTCAGCCCGCCAGACGTGCTCATCACCACGCCGGAGACGCTGCAGGCCATCTTCCTGGGCCCCCGCATGAGGCATCATCTCAAAGCCGTCCGCTACGTCATCGTCGACGAGGTGCACGAGCTCGCCTCGTCCAAGAGGGGGTCCCAGCTCACGATTGCGTTAGAGAGGCTTGCCAGGTATGCCGATTTCCAGAGGATAGGGCTGTCTGCGACGGTGGGCTGCCCTGAGGATGTGGCGAGCTTTTTGGGCGGCGTGGGCAGGAGGGTCCGCATCGTGGAGGTCTCCATCGAGAAGGCGCTGGACTTCCACGTCACCATTCCTGTGGCCGGGAACGAGGATAAGCGCCTGGCAAAAAAGCTGCTGACCGACCCGGACATAGCCGCCCAGATAAGAGAGATGGTCAGGCTCATCCACGAGAACAGGTCTACCCTGATGTTCGTGAACACCCGCCAGTCTGCCGAGGCTATAGGCGCGAGGTTCAGGCGGCTCGGCGAGGCCATAGCAGTCCACCATGGGTCGCTCTCGAAGGAGGCGAGGATTGAGGCGGAGGACGCCTTCAAGGAGGGCCGGGTGCCCGTCCTGGTGTGTACCTCCTCCATGGAGCTGGGGATAGACATTGGCGATATAAGCCACGTCATCCAGTACATGTCCCCGAGGGAGGTGTGCCGGCTGGTGCAAAGAGTGGGCAGGGCTGGGCACCGGGTTGGAGAGACGTCGAAGGGTACGATCATCGCCATAAACGAGGACGACGCCAGCGAGGCGTGGGCCATCGCCAGGCGGGCAATGGCAGGTGAGATAGAGGGGGTTAGTCTGCACGACAAGCCTTACGATGCCCTGGCCAACCAGGTCTGCGCAATAGCCATTGAGTATGGTGAAATCAGCGCCGATAGTATCTTCGAGCTGGTTAAAAAGGCATACCCGTATAGGGGCTTATCAAGAATTGAGTTCGACCTGGTTTTAAAGCAGCTAGCGGAAGAGCGCGTCATCTTCGTGAACGAGGCTGGCGTCATCAGCAAGAGGGGCAAGACGCGGCCATACATGTACGAGAACCTGTCGATGATACCGGATGAGAAGCGCTACGACATACAGGACGTGATAAGCGGCCGCATGGTGGGCACGCTGGACGAGGCGTTCGTGATTAACACTGAGGTGGGGGCGGTGTTCATCACTAAGGGGGACATGTGGCGAATAGTCGAGATCACCGAGGACAGGGTGAGGGTGGAGCCGGTTGAGAACCCCCAGGCTGAGGTGCCGTCCTGGACGGGGGAGGAGATACCCGTGCCCTTCGCAGTCGCCATGGAAGTGGGCGCCGTCAGGCGCGTCGTCGAGGAAATGAAGGGCGGCTCCGCCGTAAGCCTCATCATGGCCAGGTATCCGACGGACGAGCACACCGCCAAAAAGTTCGTCGATTACGTGAGAAGGCAACTGGATGAAGGCTGCCCGGTGCCTACGGACAGGAGGGTCGTGGTTGAGGAGGCTGAGCGGACAATAGTGATAAACGCATGCTTCGGCCACAAGGTGAACGAAACCCTTGGCAGGGTCGTCACGGCTTTACTGGCTTCGCGGCTCGGCGGCGGCGTGGCCATGGAGATAGACCCATACCGGATAAAGCTCGAGCTCCCGAAGCGGGTGAGGGCAATTGACATAGTAAAGCTAATCAGCGACCTTGACCCGGCCTTCGTGGAGCCCATCATCGAGAAGACCCTTAAGAATACCATGCTGCTTAAATGGAAGATGGTGCACGTCGCCCGCAAGTTTGGGGCGCTATCCAGGGACGTGGACTACGAGCGCATAAGCATGGGCAAGCTGCTAAAGGTATTTGATGGCACGCCCATGTACGAAGAGGCGGTCCGGGAGATCTTCCACGATAAGCTGGACGTGGAGAACGCTAAAAAGGCCCTGGAAATGATCAGGAGCGGCGAGATATCCCTCGTGGCGGGGCGTTTGAGCCTTATTGGAGGCTCAGGTTTCACGGGTGGCCGGGAGCTGATGGCCCCCGAGACGGCCGACCGCTCCATCTTGATGGCCCTGAAGGACCGCATCATGAACGACCACGTCCTTCTCTTTTGCCTGAACTGTAAGAGGTACTCCGCTAAGAAGAGGGTGGAGGACGTGGAGGACCCTCCTGTTTGCCCCGTGTGCGGCTCCAGGTTTATAGCTGCGCTTAAGCCGTGGGAGAGGGAGGATATGGAGATGGCGAGGCACCCTGAAAAGCTTAAGACGGAGGACGAAAAGTTGAAGGTTAAGCGCGTATACCGTAACGGCAATATCGTCCTCTCTCATGGTAAGAAAGCGGTCATAGCCCTCGCCTCCAGGGGCCTGGGCCCTGAGTCTGCTTCCCGTGTCATAGCTAAGCTCAAGGAGGACGAGGACGACTTCTACAGGGACATACTGAGGGCCGAGCGCGAGTACGTGCGCACCAGGCGCTTCTGGGTATAA
- a CDS encoding BtrH N-terminal domain-containing protein: MKKILDGFTHRRGMHCDTTSLRDVFLYAGHDMPESALFGMGEGLGFYYWESKNLRHPAVGGRIKPLELDRRVCRNLGVSLRIRTSTSPRRAYDAMKAMLAEDTPVMIRADIFYLKYRRSNHHCGAHNIVVAGLDEEAGIAYVADRIADGLIELPVSQLIDARSSPHKPFPPRNAWFEFGFPVEVRPDPVKVMRTIGMNAVEMLNSDVRNVGVGGIYYFASCLRRWKDGFTKPELKMACDAAYGAIQANGTGGGLYRHMYAEFLEYARGVTGFSELEGVAAGYHEAGRLWSEAAMILKSVPCGCASLSEASILVEEIAAKEHELLTDLLCVANLCCKNNGRGKTR, translated from the coding sequence ATGAAAAAGATCCTGGACGGCTTTACCCATAGGAGGGGCATGCATTGTGACACGACCTCCCTGAGGGACGTGTTCTTGTACGCGGGCCACGACATGCCCGAGTCTGCGCTGTTTGGCATGGGCGAGGGGCTTGGCTTCTACTACTGGGAGAGCAAAAACCTGAGGCACCCGGCCGTGGGCGGACGGATAAAGCCACTGGAGCTGGACAGGCGCGTCTGCCGCAACCTCGGGGTCTCTTTAAGGATACGCACGTCTACAAGCCCCAGGCGTGCGTATGACGCCATGAAGGCGATGCTGGCTGAGGATACGCCTGTCATGATACGGGCTGACATCTTTTATCTAAAGTACAGGCGCTCTAACCATCATTGTGGAGCACATAATATAGTTGTAGCAGGGCTGGACGAAGAGGCGGGCATAGCGTACGTGGCGGACAGGATAGCGGATGGCCTCATCGAGCTTCCAGTGTCCCAGCTCATCGATGCCAGGTCGTCGCCCCATAAGCCGTTCCCGCCCAGGAACGCCTGGTTTGAGTTCGGCTTCCCCGTGGAGGTGAGGCCCGACCCCGTGAAGGTGATGAGGACGATAGGCATGAACGCCGTGGAGATGCTCAACTCGGACGTGCGGAACGTGGGCGTCGGCGGCATTTACTATTTTGCGAGCTGCCTGCGCAGGTGGAAGGATGGCTTCACCAAGCCTGAGCTAAAGATGGCATGTGACGCTGCCTATGGGGCCATCCAGGCCAACGGCACCGGTGGCGGCCTATACAGGCACATGTACGCGGAGTTTTTAGAGTATGCCAGGGGCGTCACGGGGTTTAGCGAGCTCGAGGGGGTGGCCGCAGGCTACCATGAGGCGGGTAGGCTGTGGTCTGAGGCGGCCATGATACTGAAGAGCGTCCCCTGCGGCTGCGCCTCCCTTTCCGAGGCCTCTATCCTTGTTGAGGAGATAGCTGCTAAGGAGCACGAGCTGCTCACCGACCTCCTGTGCGTCGCCAACCTCTGCTGTAAGAATAACGGGCGTGGCAAAACCCGCTAG